Part of the Vigna unguiculata cultivar IT97K-499-35 chromosome 3, ASM411807v1, whole genome shotgun sequence genome, TGTGAGTGTTGTGAATAATTCACATagattaagaaaatttattagcATCATTTGattgtattaaatttattttaaaaatctattagAAAAGATGGTTAAAAAGTGTCGCAATATTTGAGTAGGTACTAACACACCCATGTAGTTGTTTGAGATATTTTTCTCTCAAATGCAATaactaatgaaataaaaatatgagacaCAGAAGAAAAAGTTGAACGATTAGTCCATCCGTTGACAGTTAGATATAGTATTTAAACAATGAAAAATGCAgatcaaatattcaaaaaattatatcttttttttttcagtctaTATATCAGTTTTATTTTGAAAGGGAGTATGaccttcttcatcttcttcattcaaAGCAAGACTTTGACGAGATCTGTCATCACTTCTTCAACGTTGCGCCAACAAGATcgagagaaaaaaattgaaataagattTAAACTGAAACTACTCAATCTTAGATAGTTTTGTTAATCATACAACAAAAACGAAGGACGcgtattttaattaataaaataaaaaacatcatgatgaaatgaaaatacggaagtaattatttttgtgtataccacgtaaaataagatttataccTTCAAATCCCATATCTTGTagcatatttattttcatttttcgttaattttgtacttaaaaaatacatatttgcAATTTTATGATTGAAATTACATTGAAAATTACAACGCAATGAAGTAGTTTCTCTACTTTCATTTGCATATTAAAGAGGTGaaaaaataggaaataaaagtcgttcaattgaaataaaaaagaaagacaaataaAATTAGATGAAACTCGCTGTGTTTTTTGTATTAGTATTGGTGAGACCGGCTGCTTTTAAAAACGTATTTCCATAAACCAGTTTCTTTCTCCATCTccatacatttttctttttcatttttgtttagaTTACACAATTCAAAGTcactttttaattgtttaacaTAAAAACTACTTTTTGTTTCTCAAAAAAACTTAGGAATTACACAAATCAAAGTCCagaaatatcttttgaattatacaataaaaagtcaaataaatcCTGAACTGTACAACccgaaaaagactaaaaaaaaatatgaatgcaGGAAGAAAATTATGGAGGAGCTGATTATATATAACCATAACGATTAATAATCTTGTGGCAGTCTGTTTCTCCGGAAAGGAACGATTAATCgagtgtttattttattataatctatatattaaaaaagtacaTTGGGGTGAACTCAATCGTTGTGTTctgataaaactttaaaatgttTGGCAAGGGTTTTGGTCCTCAAATGACCAAATAAGATATCACATGAATATAACTAAAACCAACAAGGAACCACACAGTTACAAAGTTCAACTTTTGCTCCCGGCCACTATAAATTTAACTCGATCGCCATGGATTTTCTCCATAATAAAAGGCAGTTCCAACCATGAGCGCTACTGTAGCACCTTGAACAACCACACGAGCCCTCATTAACTTCTGACCTAACTGAGAATTACCTTGTCTAAAACTGATCAAGCCAGCTGTGAGAACACCAGCAGTAACAAGTGCACCTGatattaacacaaaaaatttAACTAACATAAGTTGAATCACCAGGACAAGACAGTCATACAAAGAATAAGCTCCAACCAGCGCCAAACAGAAACACAAACATCAATACACCCCagattacaatttaaatttgaaatcatcaaaTTCCTTGTTTCTTCCTTCGGAAACgcaaacatataattttatctgCATATTCGCATGCAGAGTGAAAGAGGATTTGTTACAAAGGGAGGCCCTGAATGCTACCATTATGCATCCCATGTTCTTCACATTTTGTCAATCTTTAAAAACAACTCTTTTCCCACTATAAAAGTGAATTCTAAGCTCAAAGTTACAGGAATCAAACACCCAAAATTAGTTGATTCAATTCAAGCATTGCACATAAAGTTCAGAACCAAGGTAAATTTCTTCCATTAACATATAAATCTTCGTGAAGTAATGGCAAGGTAATCTAAATACTGGTAACAGACATATAAGCAGATTCGGCACATCAAGAAACcaattaaataagtaattctTAGGTTTTCAAATTATGCCTCACACATACGGCCGtgcaaattataataataaatctataaactttgattttttttctcataccCTCCAACTTAAGACCATACCAGTAGCGTATCACTCACATTTTGTCTTTACCCTCTTTTGTTACCGCAGTCCCAAGTCCATACAACAACCCTAGATCATACCACTTTTCCTTCCAAACATGGAAGATAGGCCCCTAATAAAGTCATATACAACAATTTCTCACTCCCCAAGTTCATCCAATATCTATCTAAAACAACAAATAGTTTCCCTAATTATAAACCCTCTGAACCTTTCTCTACATCAATCTCCTTCCAGTGAAAAAAAGGACGGAAAGAAATATTGACGAATGAAAGACGAAAcgaataataaatgaatataacaAATGAAAGATGCAGATTATTGCATTTGAAAGCGTAAAATTGAAATGGAGAGGTTTTTACCAATGGGGACAAAAGGGTTCCGGACTCGCTTCTTCCCTTGTTCGAGAAAATCTTCAGACATGTTGAGAAGAAAGGAAATCGAAGTGAAAATTGAGCCCTAATTGAAGAAACAGGAAGAAGGTAGATGACACCGAATCAATGAATATATGGAGATGGATCGTGACCTTGGGGTGTGCTTGGACAAAACAATGCCACAtagcattttatttatttaggaaTACtcccttatttattttattttattttactcgctttataaaaatcattttaaatttttgcttTACAAACTGTGATCGTTGCATGTTACATAACCgataaatatattaacattaatactactaaaagtaatattcttaataatatttaactctACAATTATTAATGTATTGTACAGTCCATTGGTGCATTGGCCTAAATGACCAAACTCAAGCGACCACATGCCGCTAGTTATGGATAGACTTTATAATAAAGTTGGAGACGACTGGTCCATCGGTCGGATGAAttaaacacatttaatcattcAAAGTTACTCATCTATAAAAGATAACTCGTCAGGCCGTGTGACCATCGGTCGATCAAGCAGAAATCCTGGATCAACTAgccatattaattaaaataaaacaagttagTAATCTCAATTAAgggatcattgggccgtgattaaggaGCCCTAATTATAGGCCCACACCGGAAACTATAAATAAGGACCAAAGTTAGGTTGGTGAGAATATTTAATTCACATTTATTGTAACAGTTATAACTATCAACCGATCGGCCTTAAAACTGACTTATCTTTAGACAGGTACATCGATCGCCTGTTCGACCCTTCGAGGAAGAAGGAAGATTGCATAAATAGGAGAAAAAAGGTAATTTAAGTGTTGACTGTAGGTACTTGATCCCTACACTCgaaacaattaataatatcatAGAAATGAGTATTGAGtggtatttttgaaaagaaaaatagtaagaGTAAATTAAGAAAGTGGTAGGATTATTTTGGACAAAATACAAAATGGGTGGtttgaaatgataaaaatttaacaaaatggACATCTATCAATATTTAAGGATGAATATATGAGTTTCAACGATactaaatttgtatatattgttAGTAGAGTTTCATATAGTATTATTagtatattagaaaaaatagtatCAATAGATTTTCTTATATTGTTAGCAGatagtgaaaaataaaagttattttttgtaattattattaaaataaggattaaatatgtttttaattttaaatttaaacataaaaatatatttgagtttttaaattttaaataattttaacagtaatctaaaattgttatttatttaatttcaaagtgtgaaaatcaaaatattttaaaattaaaaaaaatcaattttgaatttaaatttaagaattaaaaaacatatttaatccttaaaataaaaagatattattaaatttataaacaatataattaaaaaaagttataaatgataaaaagataaaattatttatattaataaaaataaaattggtaatataaacaaaataaacaattattgaACAATTCCAAAATCAATTATTGAACTATTACCAAAAacagttattaatatttttttataataatttctctGGAAATTGTTATTTATTCTCTCTAAATCAATGTCACTTCTTCTATCCACCTTTGcaaacaaataattagaaaataataaatatataattaattatttagaagtAATATGGTAtggtaaaattgataaaaacagCTGCTAGTGACAAactattttattagaaaataaattaattgtaaaCTAGTTAgtaaatatacaattatatacttatatagatttttttattcataaaaaacttgcattttttaaataataataataataacaatatattgttatataattataattttagaatctttaaaataatattttttattaatatttttaatacttttatttattttactaaagattgtattattttattcattctaacgattatcaatcaatttttatttattttcttttattttatttcacaatttaaactaatattaaaagaaaattatttttacaatttcgCTATGTTTAGTTTTCATGTAATCAATCAAACATTCATTACTTCAAATATATGatggtaaatatttttttaatataaatttcataaaaaaaaaataacccgacaaatattaaatataatgcattgattatttattttgataaaattgaaatttctaataatagataaaagaaattaaaaaataataaaatatattaaaatataaaatataatagtacAAGAAAATTAAGTAAGTTAcaagtaaaaagttaattaaaatactttgtAATTTACAAGTTGGAAGTTCTTAAAATAgactattttaaaatacttatcaaatttttttttgtagaattAGTCATGTTCACTGTTAACCTGTCAAACATATGTTAGATTGGTCCAATAAcctaatataaaaaacaattgaaaattttaatttgccTACCAAAAGACAAaattgtgaattttattttttaaatttctctaaatatatatatatatatatatatatttaattatataaatatttttttgaatatatttaattatataaatattatttaaatttttaatttagtaaattaacatcattattttctttacttgttaactttttaaaatatttaaatattaataatttaaattataatgttattataaattttaaaaataatataatgtaaaatattaacttttaaaagaattttaattttaatttataattaaaaaaacaagaagTTAATGTATCCTCTCGTCCATCAATTTGTCGGTTTAACGATGGACGAACTTTATAGATAGCTTTAAAATggaataaaatgttatatgcATTGAATTTGTAAAGgaagaaatattattattgtatatttttcaactaGAGAAAGTGACAATTTTGTATCTCTACAAAGATTGGAAAAAAGTATAcctcattcttttattttatatattaattagccAATATCTGATCTATTATAACTGTTTTTTTCTTCCCCCACGAAAAAACACTTTATACCCACCTCTGTTGAATTTGTGATTTTACTATGTGGCTCATGAATAATTGagataagaaaaagaataagTAAAAGCTATAAAATATGAGATATTTTCATGATACCACCTACTAGAAGACTTGCAGAAATTTACCCTTCCACTTACATTTTTGGTGCATAGTTTTTCTTTATGAACTAAGAGTCATTCTAATCatcatttggtaaaataatagTACTTTCTAATTAATAtctagttttaaatttataggttgatttttaaaatgatagatatttttttatatgatttttttaaaaaataatttcacaaACTCAATAAATATGCTAAATGAAGAGTTAGATAAATGTGATAGTCAATTATTAACTAATTAACTTGTGAGTATAAACTAGGGAAAATATAACTAATAGTACTTCGTACAACGAAaacattgattattttaatagaaattagaaatgttaaaactaaaattgatattttagttGTGTAAGATTAAAAcgttttaaattcattataatatttaatatcagtaaaaatatttaaaaaattattttataatataaaaacaaaattttataaatttgagaattaaaataaacgatTATTAAATCTTATGTATAAAAAATGcagatgtatatatatatatatatatatatatatatatatatatatatatatatatatatatatatatatatatatatatatatatatatatatatatatcactgtaattactattttacaatattaaattAGGTGATACTgactaattatatacactacttTTAGATGCAGACATCCAACTAAGAATCTACCACGGTTTATGTTTtaggtttttattttgttgtttaacACACATTACACATTAGTAAAGTTATGGTAACTATTATTCATCATTAACTGAAATTATACATACTAGAAGAAAGAATCACCCCtttatctatgttttttttttaataaataaaaacttgaaTAGTAACAtctcaattttaaaaacttaaaaacttaacataatataatttttcactCTGGTATAACATGAATAGGTTATCtagtataaattatattaatacagttttataaacaatatgactataataatataatatttatacaaataaaaaatcaaacatagCTTTATACATAGGCTAACCACTATACTATAATAGCTCTCCATTATCATACTCCACAAGTGCAACAAAAACATGCAACCACATACGCTCCTACCAAACAAGTGATCTTCACAAAAGAAAGATACATAACacaatatgatgaaggattgaccccaaccaaggatggaggcaaatgcttaagaagactaagcatgtttagaaaggaagttcactaatccttcatccctttcatttgtgtttgctatttttgattccctaagttgacttagttgaatcaactttagttgacttgttgacctttgactatgtttgacttgttgactatagttgacttgacttaagcaaacatgctaatctatgtttatttgctttgtaggttaattaggagtaagaaagcaatgctaggtggcgcatggtgattggggagcataaatgatgtggaagagagagtaaagcaaaggcataaagcataaagaaaaaggcataaagcaagtgtacctatgtacctttggtctcctttgtttttagcacactatgaccactttctagagacatatgagacacattcttggtctctttttgtgctagaacgaaattagccttgcacacaccatagttagctcttttgtctctcatttttgtaaccttatttgacctagtttctagaagctagggttaggtttttgtagagacatccttaggtatcttttatttgcttagaggcccctaaactcttctatataaggggtgctcctagacatgtaaaagggttgaacattttgaagtaaaaacactcttgtgtctcaaccatttgtgagagtttcctcctttgggagtgaatacttttaagccttatcttgcatagcaagtggcggcacacatccactcatcttcaaggttgccatggcttctagcctaaccttgtagtggcgtgcttctcacatttttaccatttctttcctttccattttatgttttctacttcctttaattgttcttggttttctatggtttatgtgccttccatttcctttttattttgaatcaatccatcatcttcttctcttgagctttgtgaaaggaaccttcacatctagatagcttgctatcttaatgtccagtggggatttcacttagctttcttaatcaactcacaccatattcaataatcttaaaaggaaacaagataatccatCATCACAATACAAAAATACAGAAGAATAATAAGCTAATGTTCAAAAGATTGAAAAGATCAAATAATACAGTAATGATCATACAAAATCCATCACTCTATTTCATATAAAGAATTATAACTacaactcaattatccggatacaagCATATGTCGAATCCTGGTAAAttgtgcacttgtggtggcATCCAGTGCTCTATAGAGTGGTAGACaataccacacacaaggttagtctgTTAACACCTTTTGGTCAAGGTAAAACCCCTAGGTTAGGACATTATACTCCATTCATGCTCATCAGAGCGTCAGGATAACTTCCAACCAAACTCCTAGATCAATGCTTACACTACAACAATCACTACTAATTCTCCTTGAATTAGTATTAACACATCCTCATCTCATATCATATACCaatcattcataaaaaaattacaaaacttcCAAATTTAAACCAACTAATATCCAATTCAAGTACTAATCCACTCGCTTAGCGAACATGTCATCTCGTTGGGTTAAAAGTACATTCTTGCCAGCGATAGACTACTTGTGCAACGAGTTTATCACTGGAGCTCTAGAGGAAAGTTTTTCCAAATAATTTGCCCAGTGAGTATTGTCCTGTCCAACGAGTTAAGAGTCAGTAAACCCTAGATTTGAAACTCGTCCAACAATAAATGTTCGTCCAGAGGGTATGCATAATTCTGCAGTTCCAAGGGCATTTCTAAACTTTTTCTAGACCTTCACAAATACTAAGCGCATTCATAATCACCACGTTTACACCAAACATCCATAACATTTGACCTCAATTAAAATCCTAAACATCAACATTTCCAAACAACATCGTCTAAAACTTACATTCCTCACCCCTCTTATATTATTCCACATCTCAAATACCACAATCGATCACAACACAACTatataatttacaattttaacatgtttatgaATTAAAACAGTAAAATTAGCTTCCTTTACCCTGATATCATGCTTAGACAGTTCAATAAACGTCAAAACACCTCTAACttcacaggatgctctatctacaaaTCAAAACATTACAAGAATAATTGAGACATACTGTGATGATCATTTATTAGTAGAAACTCATACTCATGGTTACAAAGACGCATGCAAACAGAAAAGAACTCACATgcaatagaaaatagaaatagaCCAAAAAAAGGATGGAAACTTAACTTACACGGATGAAAAAAATGATCAGTACAAATTGAATAGCTCGTCGTGAAAATCATTCTTACGATTTTAGTTCTTCAGTCAAATGATCAGGGGGACAGAACTTTAGATAGatgatgtattttaaaataataaaactattttataaagattctatttatattaaaccttttaatattaaaataatcgagtttctatatttttaaaccactatcatcACATCTAAAATACTATCTTTTAGAATTTTacatttatgattaaaatatattgtaataaatttaaaattgttaatttgacatcaaacttaattttaattatagatgaattaattaatataaaaatttaaattcataataaactCGTGTCATATGTGTTcattatatcaaattttattaaaaagaaaaatggtgaAACTATACTAAAattgtgataatattatatcacgcacataaaacaaatatattataaaaagaaaaaaaaggtcatgatttcttttatgaatCATTTCATATCAACCACATCATATActataaaaatctataaaaaaacgacaaatttattaatatattgaaatatttatcattattaatcctataaaaaatattttttaaagtcaCATGGTGAAACTTAATAGAATATATTATATAGTTGAAGGGTGGTTGGttgttgatattttttgttattttgctGTATATTCTATCAGAGGGTCTGTTGCTTTTGTGGCATCACTCACAGagattgaagagaaaaaaaaaatagtactgTGGCAATAATGGTGGTGTGGTAGGGAAAAGGTGTTACTTGAAAATGTGTTGAATAAAAAGACAACATTTATGGTCAGAAACGGGAAAGGGTGAAATGGGAGTTGGAGGAAGATTACTGGAATGGACTCCATTTGTAGCCATGATAATGGTGGAGTGCCTTGACGTCGGTCTCTCCACTTTAGGTAAAGCCGCCATGAACAGAGGAATGAACCATTTCGTCTTTGTTGTCTACTCCAACGCCCTTGCCACCCTCATTCTCCTCCCTCTCGCTTTCTTCTTCAACAGGTACCTTCTCCTCCATTCACGACTTTAACAACCTTTACCAAGTTACACTCTCATCACGCACTTTTCAAAATCGCCTTAACCTTCAACTTTGCAACTTTGCAGAACCATGAGATTGCCCCTTTCTTTCGCTCTTCTCTGCAAGTTCTTCCTCCTAGCCACTCTTGG contains:
- the LOC114178124 gene encoding RING-H2 finger protein ATL48-like; the protein is MSEDFLEQGKKRVRNPFVPIGALVTAGVLTAGLISFRQGNSQLGQKLMRARVVVQGATVALMVGTAFYYGENPWRSS